A genomic window from Raphanus sativus cultivar WK10039 unplaced genomic scaffold, ASM80110v3 Scaffold3682, whole genome shotgun sequence includes:
- the LOC130506805 gene encoding ABC transporter B family member 11-like — MNREVAGEGDSVSHEPSTSKTPRQGEEEETKKDEKAKTVPFYKLFAFADSYDVLLMICGSVGAMGNGVGLPLMTLLFGDLIDSFGQNQNNKDIVDVVSKVCVKFVYLGLGTLGAAFLQVACWMITGERQAARIRNMYLKTILRQDIGFFDVETNTGEVVGRMSGDTVLIQDAMGEKVGKFIQLIATFIGGFALAFAKGWLLTLVMLTSIPLLAMAGAAMAIIVTKASSQGQAAYAKAATVVEQTIGSIRTVASFTGEKAAINKYKKFITSAYKSGIQQGFSTGLGLGIMLFVLFSSYALAIWFGGKMILEKGYTGGAVINVLIIVVAGAMSLGQTSPCVTAFSAGQSAAYKMFETIERKPLIDAYDLKGKVLEDIRGDIELRDVHFSYPARPDEDIFDGFSLVIPSGATAALVGESGSGKSTVISLIERFYDPKAGQVLIDGVNLKEFQLKWIRSKIGLVSQEPVLFSSSIMENIAYGKEKATIQEIKAATELANAAKFIDKLPQGLDTMVGEHGTQLSGGQKQRIAIARAILKDPRILLLDEATSALDAESERVVQEALDRVMVNRTTVIVAHRLSTVRNADMIAVIHRGKMVEKGSHSELLRDTEGAYSQLIRLQEINKDSKTSEAASGSSFRNSSLKKSIEGGSSSSVGNSSRHHSLNVVASGLERGRSSHRAEQEDKTTGTESQEPVPKVSLTRIAAMNKPEIPVLLLGAVAAAVNGAIFPLFGILISRVIEAFFKPAHELKNDSRFWALIFVALGVVSFIVSPAQMYLFAVAGGKLIRRIRSMCFEKTVHMEVGWFDEPHNSSGNLGARLSADAALIRALVGDALSLAVQNAASAASGLIIAFTACWELALIILVMLPLIGINGYIQVKFMKGFTADAKSKYEDASQVANDAVGSIRTVASFCAEEKVMHMYKKQCEGPIKDGIKQGFISGLGFGFSFFILFCVYAASFYAGARLVEAGRTTFNDVFQVFFALTMAAIGISQSSSFAPDSSKAKVAAASIFGIIDRKSKIDSSDESGTVLDNVKGDIELRHISFTYPARPDIQIFRDLCLTIRAGKTVALVGESGSGKSTVISLLQRFYDPDAGHITLDGVELKKMQLKWLRQQMGLVGQEPVLFNDTIRANIAYGKGSEEAATESEIIAAAELANAHKFISSIQQGYDTVVGERGIQLSGGQKQRVAIARAIVKEPKILLLDEATSALDAESERVVQDALDRVMVNRTTVVVAHRLSTIKNADVIAVVKNGVIAEKGTHETLIKIEGGVYASLVQLHMTASN; from the exons ATGAATCGTGAAGTTGCCGGAGAAGGCGACTCTGTTTCACACGAACCTTCAACTTCTAAAACTCCTAGacagggagaagaagaagagacgaaGAAGGATGAAAAGGCGAAGACAGTTCCCTTCTACAAGCTATTTGCATTTGCAGATTCATATGATGTTCTCTTGATGATATGTGGTTCAGTTGGAGCTATGGGGAACGGTGTTGGTTTGCCTCTCATGACATTGTTGTTTGGTGATCTCATTGATTCCTTTGGTCAGAATCAGAACAAcaaagacatcgtcgatgttGTCTCAAAG GTTTGTGTGAAATTCGTCTACCTTGGACTTGGAACACTAGGAGCAGCCTTTCTTC agGTGGCTTGTTGGATGATAACGGGAGAGAGACAAGCGGCGAGGATAAGGAATATGTATCTGAAAACAATTCTGAGACAAGACATTGGATTCTTCGATGTGGAAACAAACACAGGGGAGGTTGTTGGTAGAATGTCTGGTGATACTGTTCTTATTCAAGACGCCATGGGTGAAAAG GTTGGGAAGTTTATTCAGTTGATAGCTACGTTCATAGGTGGATTTGCATTAGCTTTTGCAAAAGGATGGTTATTAACATTGGTTATGTTAACTTCGATTCCTCTCCTGGCAATGGCTGGTGCAGCCATGGCGATTATAGTCACTAAAGCTTCTTCTCAGGGACAAGCTGCTTATGCAAAAGCCGCTACTGTTGTTGAACAGACTATCGGTTCCATCCGAACG GTTGCATCATTCACGGGGGAGAAAGCAGCGATAAACAAGTACAAAAAGTTTATAACATCGGCGTACAAATCAGGCATTCAACAAGGATTCTCGACAGGGTTAGGACTGGGAATAATGCTATTCGTGTTGTTCAGCAGCTATGCTTTGGCTATTTGGTTTGGTGGTAAGATGATTCTCGAAAAAGGCTATACCGGTGGCGCTGTCATCAACGTACTCATCATCGTTGTCGCCGGTGCCAT GTCGCTGGGACAAACATCTCCATGTGTAACCGCATTTTCCGCGGGTCAATCCGCAGCGTATAAGATGTTCGAAACGATCGAAAGAAAGCCTTTGATCGATGCTTACGACTTAAAGGGGAAAGTTCTTGAAGACATCAGAGGAGACATTGAGCTTAGAGACGTGCATTTCAGCTATCCAGCTAGGCCTGATGAAGACATCTTCGACGGGTTCTCTCTGGTTATCCCTAGCGGCGCTACAGCAGCGTTAGTAGGAGAAAGCGGAAGTGGAAAATCAACGGTCATCAGTCTGATCGAGAGGTTCTACGATCCGAAAGCAGGCCAAGTACTCATCGATGGTGTTAACCTTAAAGAGTTTCAGCTGAAATGGATCAGAAGCAAGATCGGGTTGGTTAGCCAAGAACCGGTTCTGTTTTCGTCGAGCATCATGGAGAACATCGCCTACGGGAAAGAGAAGGCGACGATACAAGAGATCAAAGCCGCGACGGAGCTGGCAAACGCGGCCAAGTTTATAGACAAGTTGCCTCAGGGGCTGGATACGATGGTTGGAGAGCACGGGACGCAGCTCTCTGGTGGACAGAAACAGAGGATAGCGATCGCGAGAGCCATTCTCAAAGATCCGAGGATCTTGCTTCTTGACGAAGCAACGAGCGCGCTCGATGCAGAGTCGGAAAGAGTGGTGCAAGAGGCTTTAGATAGAGTGATGGTTAACCGGACTACGGTTATCGTCGCGCATCGGTTAAGCACGGTTAGGAATGCTGATATGATAGCGGTTATCCACCGCGGGAAAATGGTGGAGAAAGGTTCGCATTCAGAGCTGCTGAGAGATACCGAGGGAGCTTACTCCCAGCTCATTCGTTTGCAAGAGATTAACAAGGACTCAAAAACATCGGAGGCTGCTTCAGGATCATCTTTCCGCAACTCGAGtcttaaaaaatcaatagaagGAGGATCATCTTCGTCGGTTGGTAATAGTAGCCGTCATCATTCTTTGAATGTAGTAGCCTCAGGACTAGAACGTGGCAGAAGTAGCCACCGAGCAGAACAAGAGGATAAAACTACTGGAACAGAGAGTCAAGAACCGGTCCCAAAAGTGTCTCTAACCCGAATCGCGGCTATGAACAAACCGGAAATACCGGTTCTCCTTCTAGGAGCCGTAGCAGCAGCAGTCAACGGTGCTATTTTCCCTCTTTTCGGGATTTTGATATCAAGAGTCATCGAAGCTTTCTTCAAACCGGCTCACGAGTTAAAGAATGATTCAAGATTCTGGGCGTTAATATTTGTAGCTCTTGGAGTGGTTTCCTTCATTGTCTCACCAGCTCAGATGTATCTGTTCGCCGTTGCTGGAGGGAAACTGATTCGACGGATACGATCAATGTGTTTTGAGAAAACCGTTCACATGGAGGTCGGGTGGTTCGATGAGCCACACAACTCCAGTGGTAACTTGGGTGCTAGGCTTTCCGCTGATGCAGCTTTGATTAGGGCTCTCGTTGGGGACGCCTTGTCCCTAGCGGTTCAAAACGCTGCGTCTGCTGCCTCTGGATTGATCATAGCGTTCACTGCATGCTGGGAACTGGCGCTTATAATCTTAGTGATGCTTCCTCTGATTGGTATCAATGGTTATATTCAAGTCAAGTTCATGAAAGGATTCACCGCCGATGCTAAG TCAAAGTACGAGGATGCTAGTCAGGTGGCGAATGATGCGGTGGGGAGTATTAGAACGGTTGCGTCTTTCTGTGCAGAGGAGAAGGTGATGCACATGTATAAGAAGCAATGCGAAGGTCCCATAAAAGACGGGATAAAGCAAGGTTTCATCAGCGGATTAGGGTTTGGATTCTCCTTCTTCATTCTGTTTTGTGTCTACGCCGCAAGCTTCTACGCTGGTGCTAGACTGGTTGAAGCTGGCAGAACAACTTTCAATGATGTCTTCCAG GTGTTCTTTGCATTAACAATGGCAGCGATTGGGATTTCTCAGTCGAGTTCTTTCGCACCGGATTCTAGCAAAGCTAAGGTTGCAGCTGCTTCCATCTTCGGAATCATCGATAGAAAATCCAAGATAGATTCGAGCGATGAGTCAGGGACAGTCTTGGATAACGTTAAGGGAGATATCGAACTTCGTCACATTAGTTTCACTTATCCAGCAAGGCCTGACATTCAAATCTTCCGCGATCTTTGCTTAACCATTCGTGCAGGAAAG ACGGTTGCTTTGGTCGGAGAGAGTGGGTCGGGAAAATCGACGGTGATCTCGCTGTTACAGAGATTCTACGATCCGGATGCCGGTCATATAACTCTAGACGGAGTTGAGCTCAAGAAGATGCAACTGAAATGGTTGAGACAGCAAATGGGACTGGTGGGACAAGAGCCTGTCTTGTTCAACGACACCATCCGAGCCAACATTGCTTATGGCAAAGGAAGCGAAGAGGCCGCGACTGAGTCTGAGATCATAGCCGCTGCAGAACTCGCCAATGCACACAAATTCATCTCTAGCATACAACAA GGCTACGACACGGTGGTTGGAGAAAGAGGGATTCAGCTATCAGGAGGACAGAAACAGCGAGTGGCTATAGCACGGGCCATAGTGAAAGAGCCGAAGATATTGCTTTTGGACGAAGCAACGAGCGCTCTTGATGCGGAATCGGAACGAGTGGTTCAAGACGCGCTTGACCGAGTGATGGTGAACCGAACAACGGTGGTTGTGGCTCACAGGTTATCGACAATAAAAAATGCGGACGTGATAGCTGTGGTGAAGAACGGAGTGATCGCTGAGAAAGGAACTCACGAAACGTTGATCAAAATCGAGGGTGGGGTTTATGCTTCGCTTGTGCAGCTTCACATGACTGCTTCTAActga
- the LOC130494784 gene encoding ATP-dependent Clp protease proteolytic subunit 5, chloroplastic-like produces the protein MDTPHREAQLLYLDALDPTKDIVMSVNSPGGSVTAGMAIFDTMRHIRPHVSTVCVGLAASMGAFLLSAGTKGKRYSLPNSRIMIHEPLGGAQGGQTDIDIQANEMLHHKANLNGYLAYQTGQSLDKINQDTDRDFFMSAKEAQDYGLIDGVIMNHLKALQPLATA, from the exons ATGGACACGCCCCACCGG GAAGCTCAGCTTCTCTACCTTGATGCCCTTGATCCTACTAAG GATATTGTCATGTCTGTGAATTCTCCTGGTGGATCTGTTACTGCTG GCATGGCTATATTCGATACCATGAGGCATATCCGACCTCATGTCTCCACTGTTTGTGTTGGTCTTGCTGCTAG TATGGGAGCTTTTCTGCTTAGTGCTGGAACCAAAG GAAAAAGATACAGTCTACCAAACTCAAGGATAATGATCCATGAGCCGCTTGGTGGAGCTCAAGGTGGCCAGACTGATATCGACATTCAG GCGAATGAAATGCTGCACCACAAGGCTAACCTAAACGGTTACCTCGCTTACCAGACTGGTCAAAGCCTCGACAAGATCAACCAAGACACTGACCGTGATTTCTTCATGAGTGCTAAAGAGGCTCAAGATTATGGACTTATCGATGGTGTCATCATGAACCATCTTAAAGCTCTTCAGCCACTTGCAACAGCTTAA